One genomic segment of Bacteroides caccae includes these proteins:
- the lptE gene encoding LPS assembly lipoprotein LptE produces the protein MNWIKKITPRVALLLALPLVVIACTVSYKFNGSSINYDKVKTISIADFPIKSEYVYAPLATKFNEDLKDIFIRQTRLQLLKPNQNADLQIDGEITGYNQYNQAVSADGYSSETKLTITVNVRFVNNTNHAEDFEQQFSAFRTYDSSQLLTAVQDGLIAEMTKEITDQIFNATVANW, from the coding sequence ATGAACTGGATTAAAAAGATAACGCCACGCGTTGCGCTACTGCTTGCATTACCGTTGGTAGTCATTGCGTGTACTGTTTCCTATAAGTTTAATGGTTCGTCTATCAATTATGATAAGGTGAAAACCATTTCGATTGCCGACTTCCCTATTAAGTCGGAGTATGTGTATGCACCGTTGGCAACGAAGTTTAATGAGGATCTGAAAGATATCTTTATCCGTCAGACACGGCTCCAACTGCTGAAGCCGAATCAGAACGCGGATTTGCAGATTGACGGAGAAATTACAGGCTACAACCAATACAACCAGGCTGTATCCGCCGACGGTTATTCTTCGGAGACGAAACTGACCATTACGGTGAATGTACGCTTTGTCAACAACACAAACCACGCCGAAGACTTCGAACAACAGTTTTCAGCTTTCCGTACCTATGATTCCAGTCAGTTGCTGACGGCTGTACAAGACGGACTGATTGCTGAAATGACTAAAGAGATAACCGACCAAATATTTAATGCAACTGTAGCAAACTGGTAA
- the secG gene encoding preprotein translocase subunit SecG translates to MYLLFVILMVIAALLMCFIVLIQNSKGGGLASGFSSSNAIMGVRKTTDFLEKATWGLAIFMVIMSIATAYVVPHSSAVKDAVLEQAQKEQQTNPYNLPAGTAAPQTDATAPAESAPATETPAPAETPAPAAE, encoded by the coding sequence ATGTACTTATTATTCGTTATCTTAATGGTTATTGCAGCCCTGTTGATGTGCTTTATCGTGCTGATTCAGAACTCAAAAGGAGGCGGACTTGCTTCCGGATTCTCTTCATCCAACGCTATTATGGGCGTACGCAAAACTACCGATTTTCTGGAAAAAGCAACTTGGGGCTTAGCTATCTTCATGGTTATCATGAGTATTGCTACCGCTTATGTCGTTCCTCATTCTTCTGCTGTTAAAGATGCAGTGTTGGAACAGGCTCAGAAAGAACAACAGACTAACCCGTATAACTTGCCTGCTGGTACTGCTGCACCGCAAACAGATGCTACTGCTCCGGCAGAGTCTGCACCTGCAACAGAAACTCCGGCACCGGCTGAAACTCCGGCTCCTGCTGCTGAATAA
- a CDS encoding MFS transporter, with amino-acid sequence MTEQLKQKLNDSKVLRWSVLALVAFTMLCGYFLTDVMSPLKPMLEKELLWDSLDYGFFTSAYGWFNVFLLMLIFGGIILDKMGVRFTGMGACLLMVFGCGLKYYAVSTTFPEGALLFGFKMQVALAALGYAIFGVGVEIAGITVSKIIVKWFKGKEMALAMGLEMATARIGTTLAMVLTVPLADFFGSTDEAGAFHTNIPAPILFCLVMLCVGTIAFFIYTFYDKKLDASLDAQGLEPEEPFRMKDIVYIVTNKGFWLIALLCVLFYSAVFPFIKYAADLMVQKYNVDPKLAGTIPGLLPIGAIILTPLFGSLYDRIGKGATLMTIGAVMLIFVHTMFALPILNVWWFATIIMIVLGFAFSLVPSAMWPSVPKIIPEKQLGTAYALIFWVQNWGLMGVPLLIGWVLNSYCKGPVVDGAQTYDYTLPMAIFAVFGVLALIVSLMLKAENRKKGYGLEEANIKKESV; translated from the coding sequence ATGACAGAACAATTAAAACAGAAATTGAATGACTCCAAGGTGTTGCGTTGGAGCGTTCTAGCATTGGTCGCTTTTACCATGTTATGCGGCTACTTCCTCACGGACGTTATGTCCCCGCTGAAACCTATGCTTGAGAAAGAACTACTCTGGGATAGTTTGGATTACGGATTCTTTACCAGCGCTTACGGGTGGTTCAATGTATTCTTGCTGATGTTGATTTTCGGCGGTATTATCCTGGATAAAATGGGAGTACGCTTTACTGGAATGGGCGCCTGTCTGTTAATGGTGTTCGGTTGTGGACTGAAATATTATGCTGTCTCTACCACTTTCCCGGAAGGTGCCCTGCTTTTCGGATTCAAGATGCAGGTAGCATTGGCAGCATTGGGATATGCTATCTTTGGTGTTGGTGTGGAAATTGCTGGTATTACCGTCTCTAAGATTATTGTGAAATGGTTTAAAGGCAAGGAAATGGCGTTGGCTATGGGACTTGAAATGGCAACGGCACGTATCGGTACAACTCTGGCAATGGTGCTGACTGTACCTTTGGCTGACTTCTTCGGATCTACTGACGAGGCAGGTGCTTTTCATACCAATATTCCCGCGCCGATTCTTTTCTGCCTGGTTATGCTTTGTGTAGGTACGATTGCTTTCTTTATTTACACATTCTATGATAAGAAGTTGGATGCTTCACTTGACGCACAAGGGCTTGAACCCGAAGAACCTTTCCGTATGAAAGATATCGTATATATCGTTACCAACAAGGGGTTCTGGCTGATTGCATTGCTGTGCGTATTATTCTATTCGGCTGTATTCCCGTTTATCAAGTATGCGGCGGACTTAATGGTACAGAAATATAATGTAGACCCGAAATTGGCGGGGACGATTCCGGGATTGTTACCGATCGGTGCGATCATCCTGACTCCGTTGTTCGGTTCTCTGTATGACCGTATCGGCAAAGGTGCCACGTTGATGACTATTGGTGCAGTGATGCTGATATTCGTGCATACTATGTTTGCACTTCCTATCCTGAATGTGTGGTGGTTTGCCACGATCATTATGATTGTGTTAGGCTTCGCTTTCTCATTGGTTCCTTCAGCTATGTGGCCTTCCGTTCCGAAGATTATTCCTGAGAAACAGTTGGGTACGGCTTATGCATTGATTTTCTGGGTACAGAACTGGGGATTGATGGGTGTGCCTTTGCTGATCGGTTGGGTGCTGAACTCTTATTGCAAGGGGCCGGTGGTAGACGGTGCACAGACGTATGATTACACGTTACCTATGGCTATTTTTGCTGTCTTCGGTGTACTTGCGTTGATTGTATCTTTGATGTTGAAGGCAGAGAACAGGAAAAAAGGTTATGGGCTGGAAGAAGCTAATATTAAAAAAGAATCGGTATAA
- a CDS encoding PqqD family protein, whose product MAAKEKINLLDVIPCRSEHITVEREGETIVLSFPRFKYTWMQRFLVPKGMSKELHVHLEEHGTVVWELIDGKRTVREIIEKLADHFQNEAGYESRVSTYLYQLQKDGFIKFHFPTE is encoded by the coding sequence ATGGCAGCGAAAGAGAAAATCAACCTGTTGGATGTAATTCCCTGTCGCAGTGAACATATTACCGTTGAAAGGGAAGGGGAGACGATTGTGCTCTCCTTCCCTCGTTTTAAATATACGTGGATGCAACGCTTTCTTGTTCCGAAGGGGATGTCGAAGGAGCTTCATGTGCATTTGGAAGAACACGGAACGGTTGTATGGGAACTGATTGACGGGAAACGGACGGTGCGTGAAATCATAGAAAAACTCGCAGACCATTTTCAGAATGAAGCAGGCTACGAGTCACGTGTATCTACTTATCTTTATCAGTTACAGAAGGACGGTTTTATAAAATTTCATTTCCCCACAGAGTAA
- a CDS encoding DUF4831 family protein encodes MKKLIIATGLLMATSAYAQTEVLTGVTRGKDYGVVYSLPKTQIELEIKANKVSYTPGEFSKYADRYLRLTNVSAEPDEYWELNSVKVKSVGVPNSETTYFVKLKDKTVAPLMELTEDGIVKSINVPYSKSNETKKAAPVTPATVKANPRDFLTEEILMASSTAKMAELVAKEIYNIRESKNALLRGQADNTPSDGAQLKIMLDNLNAQEDAMTKMFSGTRDKEEKTFTIRLTPDKELNNEVAFRFSKKLGVVANNDLAGTPFYITLKDLKTVKMPQDDGKKKKEPEGIAYNVPGQAQITLTDGKKKLYEGEVPVTQFGIIEYLAPVLFNKNSTIKVYFDPNTGGLLKVDREEGK; translated from the coding sequence ATGAAAAAGTTGATTATAGCAACGGGACTACTAATGGCTACTTCCGCCTATGCACAAACAGAAGTGTTGACAGGCGTTACCCGAGGAAAAGACTACGGAGTGGTGTACAGCCTTCCCAAAACACAGATAGAACTCGAAATAAAAGCCAACAAAGTCAGCTATACACCGGGTGAATTCAGTAAATACGCAGATCGTTATCTGCGACTGACCAACGTATCTGCCGAGCCCGACGAATATTGGGAACTGAACAGCGTAAAAGTTAAATCAGTAGGAGTCCCTAACAGCGAAACGACTTACTTTGTCAAACTAAAGGATAAAACAGTAGCCCCTCTCATGGAACTGACTGAGGACGGAATTGTGAAATCAATCAACGTCCCTTACAGCAAGAGTAACGAGACTAAAAAAGCTGCTCCCGTCACTCCCGCCACCGTAAAAGCGAATCCTCGTGATTTCCTTACCGAAGAAATCCTAATGGCCAGCTCCACCGCCAAAATGGCCGAACTGGTAGCCAAAGAGATCTATAATATCCGCGAAAGCAAAAATGCCCTTTTACGCGGCCAAGCGGACAACACTCCTTCGGACGGCGCCCAACTCAAAATCATGCTCGACAATCTGAACGCACAGGAAGACGCCATGACCAAGATGTTCTCGGGCACACGTGACAAAGAGGAAAAGACATTTACGATCCGACTTACACCGGATAAGGAACTGAATAACGAAGTTGCTTTCCGTTTCTCTAAAAAGCTGGGGGTAGTTGCCAACAACGACCTGGCCGGCACTCCTTTCTATATCACTCTGAAAGACTTGAAAACAGTCAAAATGCCACAAGACGACGGGAAGAAGAAAAAAGAACCGGAAGGAATTGCCTACAACGTCCCCGGACAAGCGCAAATCACGCTGACCGACGGCAAAAAGAAACTGTATGAAGGAGAAGTACCTGTAACGCAATTCGGCATTATCGAATACTTGGCTCCGGTATTGTTCAACAAGAACTCAACTATCAAGGTGTATTTCGACCCGAATACCGGCGGACTTCTTAAAGTAGACCGGGAAGAAGGGAAATAA
- a CDS encoding bifunctional ADP-dependent NAD(P)H-hydrate dehydratase/NAD(P)H-hydrate epimerase, which translates to MKIFPSSSIKKLDAYTIEHEPIASIDLMERAATALTKAIMNRWSRETPVTVFAGPGNNGGDALAVARMLSEKGYKTEVYLFNPKGELSPDCQTNKELVEMAEEVTFHEISTQFVPPTLTPDHLVIDGLFGSGLNKPLSGGFAAVVKYINSSPAMVVAIDIPSGLMGEENTFNVKNNIIRADVTFSLQLPKLAFLFAENTEYVGEWDLLNIGLSEEGIEETKTNYEMLELEDIRSLIKPRQQFAHKGNFGHALLIAGSKGMAGASVLAARACLRSGVGLLTVHAPICNNDILQTSVPEAMVETDANETCFAIPTDTDDYQAVGIGPGLGRSEETEAALLEQLEHCQTPVVVDADALNILANHRHTLTHLPKGSILTPHPKELERLTGKCQDSYERLTKACELAHAANVHIILKGAYSAIITPAGKCYFNPTGNPGMATGGSGDVLTGVILALLAQGYPAEDAAKIGTYIHGLAGDFAQKKQGMIGLIASDIITCLPTAWRLVSE; encoded by the coding sequence ATGAAAATATTTCCAAGCAGCAGTATAAAGAAACTGGACGCATATACCATTGAGCACGAGCCGATTGCCTCAATAGACCTCATGGAACGTGCCGCAACCGCACTGACAAAAGCCATAATGAACAGGTGGAGCCGGGAAACTCCCGTCACCGTATTTGCCGGACCGGGCAACAACGGTGGAGACGCCCTCGCCGTGGCTCGTATGCTATCCGAAAAAGGATATAAAACAGAGGTATATCTCTTTAACCCGAAAGGTGAACTCTCCCCGGACTGCCAGACCAACAAGGAACTGGTGGAAATGGCAGAGGAAGTGACATTCCACGAAATCAGCACCCAATTCGTCCCTCCCACCCTGACACCGGACCATTTGGTTATCGACGGGCTTTTCGGTTCGGGACTGAACAAACCGTTGAGCGGAGGATTCGCAGCCGTTGTGAAATATATCAATTCTTCTCCGGCTATGGTAGTAGCTATTGACATCCCTTCCGGACTTATGGGAGAAGAAAATACATTCAACGTGAAAAACAACATTATCCGCGCCGACGTAACGTTCAGCCTGCAGCTTCCGAAACTCGCTTTCCTTTTTGCTGAAAACACCGAATATGTAGGCGAATGGGATTTATTGAATATCGGATTGAGCGAAGAGGGTATTGAAGAGACGAAAACAAACTACGAGATGCTGGAACTGGAAGATATACGTTCACTCATCAAACCACGCCAACAGTTTGCCCACAAGGGGAATTTCGGTCATGCCCTCCTGATTGCCGGCTCGAAAGGTATGGCGGGTGCATCGGTATTGGCAGCTCGTGCCTGTCTCCGTTCGGGAGTAGGACTGCTGACTGTACACGCACCGATATGCAACAACGACATTCTTCAAACCTCCGTCCCCGAAGCCATGGTAGAAACCGATGCCAATGAAACCTGCTTTGCCATACCTACCGACACGGACGATTACCAAGCCGTCGGCATCGGCCCCGGACTGGGAAGAAGCGAGGAAACGGAAGCTGCCCTGCTCGAACAGCTCGAACATTGCCAGACTCCCGTAGTAGTGGACGCTGACGCACTCAACATCCTTGCCAACCACCGCCACACACTGACACACCTGCCGAAAGGTTCTATCCTCACCCCACACCCGAAGGAACTAGAACGGCTGACCGGCAAGTGTCAGGATTCATACGAACGACTGACCAAAGCCTGCGAACTGGCTCATGCCGCCAACGTACATATCATCCTGAAAGGCGCCTATTCCGCCATTATCACCCCGGCAGGAAAATGTTATTTCAACCCGACCGGAAATCCGGGAATGGCAACCGGAGGCAGTGGCGATGTATTGACCGGAGTGATCCTAGCTCTGCTAGCCCAAGGCTATCCCGCCGAGGATGCAGCTAAAATCGGTACTTACATCCACGGACTGGCCGGAGATTTCGCCCAGAAAAAGCAGGGGATGATCGGACTGATTGCCAGCGACATCATCACCTGTCTGCCTACGGCATGGCGACTTGTAAGCGAATAA
- a CDS encoding winged helix-turn-helix domain-containing protein, whose product MMEKTRIGLNAGKVWRILNEKGELSMFDLCRELGLTFEDVALAIGWLARESKVFLRKREGMLFVSIENVEFTFG is encoded by the coding sequence ATTATGGAAAAGACTAGAATTGGCTTGAATGCCGGAAAAGTATGGCGCATCTTAAATGAAAAAGGTGAACTGTCAATGTTCGATTTGTGCCGTGAGTTAGGTTTGACGTTTGAAGACGTAGCTCTTGCTATCGGCTGGTTGGCAAGGGAAAGCAAGGTCTTTCTGAGGAAAAGGGAAGGAATGCTTTTTGTCAGCATTGAGAATGTTGAATTTACTTTTGGCTAA
- the hpt gene encoding hypoxanthine phosphoribosyltransferase, with product MDSIQIKDKQFTVSIKEQDIQKEVIRVANEINRDLADKNPLFLSVLNGSFMFTADLLKHITIPCEISFVKLASYQGVTSTGVIKEVIGLNEDIAGRTVVIVEDIVDTGLTMQRLLETLGTRNPESIHIASLLVKPEKLKVDLNIEYVAMEIPNDFIVGYGLDYDGFGRNYPDIYTVVD from the coding sequence ATGGATAGCATTCAGATAAAAGACAAGCAGTTCACTGTTTCCATTAAAGAACAAGATATTCAGAAAGAAGTGATTCGCGTGGCGAACGAAATCAATCGCGATTTGGCAGATAAGAACCCACTATTCCTCAGCGTGTTGAATGGTTCGTTTATGTTTACGGCCGACTTGCTGAAACACATCACAATCCCTTGCGAAATATCGTTTGTCAAGCTGGCTTCTTATCAGGGAGTGACTTCCACCGGAGTTATCAAAGAAGTAATCGGACTGAACGAGGACATTGCCGGACGTACGGTTGTTATCGTGGAAGATATTGTAGACACGGGGCTGACTATGCAGCGACTGCTCGAAACATTGGGTACGCGTAATCCCGAATCTATCCACATCGCTTCATTATTGGTGAAACCGGAAAAACTGAAGGTGGACCTGAACATTGAATATGTAGCAATGGAAATTCCGAACGACTTTATCGTGGGATATGGATTGGATTATGACGGTTTCGGGCGAAATTACCCCGACATTTACACAGTAGTAGACTAA
- a CDS encoding adenylate kinase: MLNIVIFGAPGSGKGTQSERIVEKYGINHISTGDVLRAEIKNGTELGKTAKGYIDQGQLIPDELMIDILASVFDSFKDSKGVIFDGFPRTIAQAEALKKMLAERGQDVSVMVDLEVPEDELMVRLIKRGKDSGRADDNEETIKKRLHVYHSQTAPLIDWYKNEKKYQHINGLGTMEGIFAEICEAIDKL, from the coding sequence ATGTTGAACATTGTAATTTTCGGTGCTCCGGGTTCTGGAAAAGGGACACAGAGCGAGCGTATTGTAGAAAAGTATGGTATCAATCACATCTCAACAGGAGATGTATTGCGCGCAGAAATCAAGAACGGTACAGAACTGGGTAAAACTGCTAAAGGTTATATCGACCAGGGACAGTTGATTCCGGATGAACTGATGATTGATATTCTGGCAAGCGTATTTGATAGCTTCAAAGATAGCAAAGGTGTAATTTTCGACGGTTTCCCCAGAACAATAGCACAGGCGGAAGCATTAAAGAAGATGTTGGCCGAGAGAGGACAGGATGTTTCTGTAATGGTTGACCTTGAGGTGCCGGAAGATGAACTTATGGTACGTCTGATTAAGCGTGGCAAAGACTCCGGCCGTGCTGACGATAACGAAGAAACTATCAAAAAACGTCTGCATGTATATCATTCACAGACTGCTCCGCTGATTGACTGGTACAAGAACGAAAAGAAATACCAGCATATCAACGGTCTGGGTACTATGGAAGGTATCTTCGCTGAAATTTGCGAAGCAATAGACAAGTTATAA
- the obgE gene encoding GTPase ObgE — protein sequence MAESNFVDYVKIYCRSGKGGRGSTHMRREKYCPNGGPDGGDGGRGGHIILRGNRNYWTLLHLKFDRHAMAGHGESGSKNRSFGKDGADKIIEVPCGTVVYNAETGEYLCDVTEDGQEVILLRGGRGGQGNWHFKTATRQAPRFAQPGEPMQEMTVIMELKLLADVGLVGFPNAGKSTLLSAISAAKPKIADYPFTTLEPNLGIVSYRDGKSFVMADIPGIIEGASQGKGLGLRFLRHIERNSLLLFMVPADSDDIRKEYEILLNELSTFNPEMLDKQRVLAITKSDMLDQELMDEIEPTLPAGVPHVFISSVSGLGISVLKDILWEELNKESNKIEDIVHRPKDVTRLQQELKDMGEDEDIIYEYEEEADDDDEDIDYEYEEEDWEEK from the coding sequence ATGGCTGAATCGAATTTTGTTGATTACGTAAAGATTTACTGCCGCTCGGGTAAGGGCGGAAGGGGCTCTACACACATGAGGCGCGAGAAATATTGTCCCAACGGAGGTCCCGACGGGGGCGATGGCGGAAGAGGAGGCCATATCATCTTGCGCGGTAATCGTAATTACTGGACATTGCTTCACTTGAAGTTCGACCGTCACGCAATGGCAGGTCATGGCGAATCGGGAAGCAAGAACCGTAGTTTTGGAAAAGACGGTGCGGATAAAATAATAGAAGTTCCCTGCGGGACGGTGGTGTATAACGCCGAAACGGGGGAATACCTTTGTGACGTGACCGAAGACGGGCAGGAAGTAATTTTGTTGAGAGGCGGTCGCGGTGGTCAGGGCAACTGGCATTTCAAGACGGCAACCCGTCAGGCGCCGCGTTTTGCGCAGCCGGGCGAGCCAATGCAGGAAATGACAGTTATCATGGAGCTGAAGCTCCTGGCAGACGTTGGTCTGGTAGGTTTTCCGAATGCGGGAAAGTCTACGCTTCTTTCCGCTATTTCGGCTGCTAAACCGAAGATTGCCGACTATCCGTTTACTACGCTCGAACCGAACTTGGGCATCGTTTCCTATCGTGACGGTAAATCATTCGTAATGGCGGATATACCGGGGATTATCGAAGGAGCGAGTCAGGGTAAGGGACTGGGATTACGTTTTTTGCGCCATATCGAACGAAACTCATTATTGCTGTTTATGGTTCCTGCGGATAGTGATGATATCCGCAAGGAATATGAAATCCTACTGAATGAGTTGAGTACTTTTAATCCCGAAATGCTGGATAAACAACGTGTGCTGGCTATCACAAAGAGCGATATGCTCGACCAGGAGCTAATGGACGAGATAGAACCGACATTGCCCGCGGGTGTTCCGCACGTGTTCATCTCTTCTGTTTCCGGTTTGGGAATCTCCGTATTGAAAGATATTCTGTGGGAGGAACTGAATAAGGAAAGCAACAAGATAGAAGACATTGTTCACCGTCCGAAAGATGTAACCCGTCTGCAACAGGAACTCAAAGACATGGGTGAAGATGAAGACATCATCTATGAATATGAGGAGGAAGCGGATGATGACGATGAGGACATTGATTACGAATACGAAGAAGAGGATTGGGAGGAAAAATGA
- the pgeF gene encoding peptidoglycan editing factor PgeF produces the protein MISLTKDKELKGYKSLTVYPEVAHFVTTRHGGVSEGTYGSFNCSPYTKDSCINVNCNQNKLFQITGHQIKELVIPEQKHGSASLVVDESFFKESLEVRRTLLRGIDALITNVPGYCVCVTTADCVPVLLYDRRLQVVAAVHAGWKGTVQHIVSCVMEHMSRNFGTRGADVVACIGPSISLESFEVGDEVYEAFKESGFDMSIISTKKRKTGKHHIDLWEANRSELLYAGIPAGQIEVAGICTYIHQDDFFSARRLGIDSGRILSGIMIRT, from the coding sequence ATGATTTCACTCACAAAAGATAAAGAGCTGAAGGGGTATAAGTCATTGACGGTATACCCCGAAGTAGCTCATTTTGTTACAACACGTCATGGAGGTGTCAGTGAGGGAACATATGGCTCATTTAATTGCTCGCCTTATACCAAGGATTCATGTATCAATGTGAATTGTAATCAGAATAAGTTATTTCAGATAACGGGACATCAAATTAAAGAATTAGTTATTCCGGAGCAAAAGCATGGTAGTGCGAGTCTGGTCGTTGACGAATCGTTCTTTAAGGAGTCATTAGAAGTGAGACGAACACTTTTGAGAGGCATTGATGCCTTGATTACCAATGTGCCGGGATATTGTGTTTGTGTTACGACTGCGGATTGTGTACCCGTGTTACTATATGACAGAAGGCTGCAAGTGGTGGCTGCCGTTCACGCCGGTTGGAAAGGCACGGTGCAGCATATTGTCAGTTGTGTAATGGAACACATGAGCCGGAATTTCGGAACCCGGGGTGCTGACGTAGTGGCCTGTATCGGTCCGAGTATTTCACTCGAATCATTTGAAGTAGGTGATGAGGTTTATGAAGCATTCAAAGAAAGTGGTTTTGATATGTCTATTATCTCTACAAAAAAGAGGAAGACAGGCAAACACCATATTGATCTGTGGGAAGCCAACCGGAGTGAATTGCTTTATGCCGGAATTCCTGCCGGGCAAATTGAAGTAGCCGGTATCTGTACCTATATTCATCAAGATGATTTTTTCTCTGCGCGTAGACTGGGGATTGACTCCGGCCGTATTTTGTCGGGAATAATGATTAGAACGTAA
- a CDS encoding B3/B4 domain-containing protein produces the protein MFEIKVSQEIKDACPVFAGAAVYAAVKNTAYCEGLWKEINAFTEELTTTTQIEDIKHQPVIAATREAYKRCGKDPGRYRPSAEALRRRLMRGIPLYQIDTLVDLINLVSLRTGHSIGGFDADKIQGAYLELGIGKAGEPFEGIGKGVLNIEGLPVYRDASGGIGTPTSDNERTKMNLGTTHILAIVNGYNGKKGLKEAAEMIQSLLNEYAESDSSELIFFE, from the coding sequence ATGTTTGAAATAAAAGTATCACAGGAGATCAAAGATGCTTGTCCGGTCTTTGCCGGAGCAGCCGTATATGCCGCAGTGAAGAATACAGCTTACTGCGAAGGACTTTGGAAGGAAATCAATGCTTTCACCGAAGAACTGACTACTACTACACAGATAGAAGACATCAAACATCAGCCTGTCATAGCTGCCACCCGCGAAGCCTACAAACGTTGTGGTAAAGATCCCGGACGTTACCGTCCGTCGGCGGAAGCTTTGCGTCGTCGCCTGATGCGCGGAATTCCTCTGTACCAGATTGATACTCTGGTAGATCTCATCAACTTAGTTTCTCTTCGGACGGGACATTCTATCGGTGGTTTTGACGCGGATAAAATACAAGGCGCATATCTTGAATTGGGTATCGGCAAAGCAGGGGAACCGTTTGAAGGTATCGGAAAGGGTGTGTTGAATATCGAAGGATTGCCCGTTTATCGTGATGCGTCGGGTGGTATCGGTACGCCTACCAGTGATAACGAACGGACTAAAATGAATCTCGGTACTACCCATATTTTAGCAATCGTCAATGGTTATAATGGAAAAAAAGGCCTGAAAGAAGCTGCTGAGATGATTCAGTCATTGCTGAACGAATATGCAGAATCAGATAGCAGCGAACTTATCTTTTTTGAATAA
- a CDS encoding M23 family metallopeptidase: MKDILILLFVLFFPMIVNAQDKSSFSFREVNHIRVATPGLFAKGNHIYLHLDSLKEHEYAFPLPGGKVISAYGTRGGHSGADIKTCANDTIRVAFDGVVRMSKPYYAYGNLVVIRHANGLETIYSHNCKNLVRSGEVVKAGQPIGLTGRTGRATTEHVHFETRINGQHFNPNLIFDLKERKLRKECIKCSKNGSGVIVKSQAGNNRIAQNKK; this comes from the coding sequence ATGAAAGACATTCTCATACTATTATTCGTCTTATTCTTTCCGATGATTGTGAACGCACAAGACAAATCCTCTTTTTCTTTCAGGGAGGTAAACCATATCCGTGTGGCTACTCCCGGATTGTTTGCTAAAGGTAATCATATATACCTGCATTTGGACTCGTTGAAGGAGCATGAATATGCTTTCCCTCTGCCGGGTGGTAAGGTCATTTCTGCTTATGGTACTCGTGGGGGACATTCGGGGGCAGATATCAAGACTTGTGCTAATGATACGATTCGTGTTGCTTTTGACGGGGTGGTACGGATGTCGAAACCTTATTATGCATACGGAAATTTGGTAGTAATCCGTCATGCGAACGGGCTGGAAACCATTTATAGCCATAACTGTAAGAATCTGGTTCGGAGTGGTGAGGTCGTAAAAGCCGGGCAACCTATCGGTCTGACCGGTCGTACCGGTCGTGCTACCACCGAACACGTGCATTTTGAAACCCGTATCAACGGACAACACTTTAATCCGAATCTGATCTTTGACCTGAAAGAAAGGAAATTGCGGAAGGAATGTATTAAATGTAGCAAGAACGGAAGTGGAGTAATTGTGAAGTCGCAGGCCGGCAATAACCGTATTGCTCAAAATAAGAAATAA
- a CDS encoding RNA polymerase sigma-70 factor: MNDQEAIVLLKSDSHEAFEYLYKVYGGQVYNFSKLYINSSEDIKEVVQEVFVKLWEARSFLREDENFRGFLFIVTRNLIFNRQKKTLNENFYKLSVLSAYEQSNIDSYNIEEELQAKELNNYIDKIIEELPPKQQEIFILSRKENLSHKEIAELLNISERTVEVHIARAIRHIKSRLEYLIALLGVMDLLN, translated from the coding sequence ATGAATGACCAAGAAGCAATAGTATTACTAAAATCAGACAGCCACGAAGCTTTTGAGTACTTGTATAAAGTATATGGCGGACAAGTATATAATTTTAGTAAACTATATATCAATTCATCTGAAGATATTAAAGAAGTAGTACAGGAAGTGTTTGTCAAGCTATGGGAAGCACGTTCTTTTCTAAGAGAAGATGAGAACTTCAGAGGATTTTTATTTATCGTCACCCGGAATCTTATCTTTAACCGCCAGAAAAAAACATTGAATGAAAACTTCTATAAACTGTCTGTTTTAAGTGCTTACGAGCAGTCGAACATTGATTCCTACAATATAGAAGAAGAATTGCAGGCTAAAGAATTAAACAATTATATTGACAAGATTATTGAAGAACTTCCACCGAAGCAACAGGAGATATTTATTTTGAGCAGAAAAGAAAACCTAAGTCATAAAGAGATTGCCGAATTGCTGAATATCAGCGAGCGAACAGTAGAGGTTCATATAGCTAGAGCTATCCGGCACATTAAATCCCGGCTGGAATACCTGATCGCCCTCCTGGGAGTAATGGACTTACTTAATTGA